Proteins encoded in a region of the Brevefilum fermentans genome:
- the rsgA gene encoding ribosome small subunit-dependent GTPase A, producing the protein MTPLAKTLDGLVIRAQSGFLVVRTDAGDYTSRLRGRLKKGEQEGDRVAVGDRVTITPHKDGSGVIENVHERTAELARVRTGLKREYRQILLANPDQIVIVFACAQPEPSLRMLDRFLVIAEKQQVEALIVANKVDLVSRATARATFDLYANLGYPLVFTSARTGEGLDELGGALKGKLSALTGPSGVGKSSLLNAIQPNLGLQVREVSDATSKGRHTTRVRQLFPLDLGGYVADTPGIRSLALWDTEPEELDAYFVEMRELVADCQFSDCTHTHEPGCAVLAAVEAGRVAPQRYQSYLRLRFGDETDEWIEDEDQDDLERTC; encoded by the coding sequence ATGACCCCCCTGGCTAAAACCCTGGACGGCCTGGTGATCCGCGCCCAATCTGGTTTCCTGGTGGTGCGCACCGATGCTGGTGATTACACCAGCCGCCTGCGCGGTCGCCTGAAGAAGGGCGAGCAGGAAGGAGACCGGGTGGCTGTGGGCGACCGTGTGACGATCACCCCCCATAAGGACGGGAGCGGCGTGATCGAAAATGTGCACGAGCGCACAGCCGAGCTGGCACGGGTGCGCACGGGGCTGAAGCGCGAGTACCGCCAGATTTTACTGGCTAATCCCGATCAGATTGTAATTGTGTTTGCCTGTGCTCAACCCGAGCCCAGCCTGCGTATGCTGGACCGCTTCCTGGTGATCGCTGAAAAGCAGCAGGTGGAGGCGCTGATCGTGGCGAACAAGGTTGACCTGGTGAGCCGAGCAACTGCCCGGGCGACCTTTGATCTGTACGCCAACCTCGGCTACCCCCTGGTGTTTACCTCTGCCCGGACGGGTGAAGGCTTGGACGAGCTGGGCGGCGCCTTAAAAGGAAAACTGTCCGCCCTCACCGGTCCCTCGGGCGTGGGTAAATCGAGCCTGCTGAACGCCATCCAGCCGAATTTAGGCTTGCAGGTGCGCGAAGTCAGCGATGCGACCTCGAAGGGACGCCACACAACCCGCGTGCGCCAGCTATTTCCGCTGGATTTGGGCGGTTATGTGGCTGATACCCCCGGCATCCGCTCGTTAGCCCTGTGGGATACCGAACCCGAGGAACTGGACGCCTATTTTGTGGAGATGCGGGAGCTGGTGGCTGATTGCCAGTTTTCGGATTGCACCCACACCCATGAACCGGGTTGTGCTGTGCTGGCAGCGGTGGAGGCGGGCCGGGTGGCTCCCCAGCGCTATCAGTCTTACCTGCGCCTGCGCTTTGGCGACGAAACTGATGAATGGATTGAAGACGAAGACCAGGATGACCTCGAAAGGACGTGTTGA
- a CDS encoding Maf family protein, whose translation MCELILASNSPRRIELLGLIGLPFTVNPADIDEGLGIGETPQAYVRRLALAKAHNIAQNQPGLVIAADTIVVDGETLLGKPANPADARRMLQQLRGRDHQVFTAIAILAPHRLQSFSAVCVTDVPMRAYTDAEIDAYVSTGDPLDKAGAYGIQNVAFHPVEGLQGCFASVMGLPLCHLAVGLGTFGVDVTRGLPTRCQAYLNYRCPVYRAILNSP comes from the coding sequence ATGTGTGAATTGATCCTTGCCTCTAATTCCCCTCGCAGAATCGAGCTATTGGGCTTGATCGGCTTGCCATTCACCGTTAACCCGGCTGATATTGATGAAGGGCTGGGCATCGGTGAAACCCCGCAGGCGTATGTGCGTCGCCTGGCGCTTGCTAAAGCCCACAATATTGCGCAGAACCAGCCCGGGCTGGTGATTGCAGCCGACACCATCGTGGTTGATGGTGAAACGCTGTTGGGGAAACCTGCCAACCCGGCGGACGCGCGCAGGATGCTGCAGCAATTGCGCGGCCGTGACCACCAGGTCTTTACTGCCATTGCGATCCTGGCACCGCATCGCTTGCAGAGTTTCTCTGCTGTCTGTGTTACCGACGTCCCCATGCGCGCCTATACCGACGCTGAAATCGATGCTTATGTGTCCACGGGCGACCCGCTGGACAAGGCCGGCGCTTACGGTATTCAAAATGTCGCCTTTCACCCGGTGGAGGGCTTGCAAGGCTGTTTTGCCTCTGTGATGGGCTTGCCGCTGTGTCACCTGGCGGTGGGTTTGGGCACCTTTGGCGTGGATGTGACCCGGGGACTGCCCACGCGCTGCCAGGCATATTTGAATTACCGCTGCCCGGTCTACCGTGCGATCCTGAACAGTCCGTGA
- the rny gene encoding ribonuclease Y, which produces MTTISTLILIGLVVGAIALGGVAGFLINQSMVDARRKAQNLKADHIISEAKEKAREVEIEAKANALKITQKSEDELNRRRAELSREDDRLQKRREELDVRLEKYEERELRLNKRQSSIDKRANEIDKLYEDIMEELQRVSEMTRDEAREILLEETEKEARADMARIIRQIESEAREKGNTRARELIADAIQRVASEKVAEVTTSLVNLPNEEMKGRIVGRNGRNIRTFEQISGVDVIVDDTPETVTVSCFDSVRREIARRSLQRLVLDGRIHPANIEKIVKEETERMDEDILEAGEQAVYDAGVAGLHVEILKKLGRLKFRTSYGQNQLAHAVETSKIASVIAAELGANVDVAKAGALLHDLGKAMDHNTEGTHAQIGAEFAARYGVNPKVVNIIASHHHEAEQESVEAVIAEAADAISGARPGARREDLEQYIKRLRALETIANNYKGVERSFAIQAGREVRIIVKPEEIDDVEANRMAKNIAQQIEETMQYPGQIRVTVIRESRATEYAK; this is translated from the coding sequence ATGACAACAATAAGTACATTAATATTAATTGGCCTGGTGGTGGGCGCGATCGCATTGGGGGGTGTAGCAGGCTTTTTGATCAATCAATCCATGGTCGACGCCAGGCGCAAGGCGCAAAACCTGAAGGCAGATCATATCATCAGCGAAGCCAAAGAAAAGGCGCGTGAGGTTGAAATTGAAGCCAAAGCCAATGCGCTGAAGATTACCCAAAAATCCGAAGATGAGCTCAACCGCCGCCGGGCTGAACTCAGCAGAGAGGATGACCGCCTGCAAAAACGCCGCGAGGAGTTGGATGTGCGCCTTGAGAAATACGAGGAACGCGAACTCCGGCTAAACAAACGTCAATCCAGTATTGATAAACGCGCCAATGAAATCGATAAGCTTTATGAAGATATCATGGAAGAATTGCAGCGAGTCTCAGAGATGACCCGCGATGAAGCTCGTGAGATCCTCCTGGAAGAAACTGAAAAGGAAGCCCGCGCCGATATGGCTCGCATCATCCGCCAGATCGAAAGCGAAGCTCGCGAGAAGGGCAATACGCGTGCCCGCGAGTTGATCGCAGATGCCATCCAGCGCGTCGCCTCCGAAAAGGTCGCTGAAGTGACCACTTCGCTGGTCAACTTACCCAATGAGGAGATGAAAGGACGTATTGTTGGTCGCAACGGGCGCAATATCCGCACCTTTGAGCAGATTTCAGGCGTTGACGTGATTGTGGATGACACACCTGAGACGGTTACCGTCTCCTGTTTCGATTCGGTTCGGCGCGAGATTGCCCGGCGTTCCCTGCAGCGCCTGGTGCTTGACGGGCGTATCCACCCGGCTAATATCGAAAAGATCGTCAAAGAAGAAACTGAGCGCATGGACGAAGACATCTTAGAAGCCGGCGAACAGGCAGTCTATGATGCCGGCGTCGCCGGTCTGCACGTCGAAATCCTGAAGAAGCTGGGGCGCCTCAAGTTCCGCACCTCCTATGGGCAGAACCAGCTTGCACACGCCGTTGAGACCTCCAAAATTGCCAGTGTGATCGCTGCAGAACTGGGCGCGAATGTCGATGTAGCCAAAGCCGGCGCACTGCTGCACGACCTGGGCAAAGCCATGGACCACAACACCGAGGGCACCCACGCCCAGATCGGCGCTGAGTTTGCCGCCCGCTACGGGGTCAACCCCAAGGTCGTCAACATCATCGCCTCACACCACCACGAAGCTGAGCAAGAGTCGGTCGAAGCCGTGATTGCAGAAGCAGCCGACGCCATCTCTGGCGCTCGACCCGGCGCTCGGCGCGAGGATTTAGAACAATATATCAAACGATTGCGGGCGCTGGAGACCATCGCCAACAATTACAAGGGCGTCGAGCGCAGTTTTGCCATCCAGGCCGGGCGCGAAGTTCGCATCATCGTCAAACCTGAAGAGATTGATGATGTTGAAGCCAACCGCATGGCGAAAAATATCGCCCAGCAAATCGAAGAGACCATGCAGTACCCCGGGCAAATCCGGGTTACCGTGATTCGCGAGAGCCGGGCTACCGAATACGCAAAATAA
- a CDS encoding penicillin-binding transpeptidase domain-containing protein, which produces MKVRARFLLIFACLVLVATTLMAGCLGMGGDWTGQPIWSGKGDVTSAATVQHVLEGFLTDWAVEDYPAMYARLTRLSRDAITLEEFTRIYENFAQTLTLESIQTQVLSTLAEANHAEAAYRVAYYTRLFGILSRDTVATLTREPDGWRIQWETGMLLPDLRGGNRLDFVSQLPSRGRIFDRSGAPLAAYENALAIGVVPGEILPEQAPDLFAALAEISIYSSDSLGRLVESTPDDWYLPVVSLSQAAAVPYLEHLQSFYGVRISEFRSRFYLDGGVAPHALGYMLYIPEELLDDYLRRGYRQDERIGAYGLEAAFEAELAGVHGGSVYVKSTSGQIVSLLATSEPSPGLSITTTLDKTLQTHLQTSLGNLRAAVVVIEVDSGRVLALVSNPHFNPNAFDLTEIDHSMLESYFSDPAQPLFNRATQGQYPLGSIFKVISMSAALESGLYRPDSRFFCGQSMWVCNSVTLYDWTINYGLASGDLSLVEGLMRSCNPWFYRIGESLYNNDQDGFLSEMAYSFGLGALTGIEIAEAPGNIPPVAGSCLNSAQISIGQGEVLVTPLQVAAFFAALANGGTLYRPALVESLSTVTGEKTYTFTPDLQGELPISEKTLAALAEGLRMVVEEQRGTAYGTLQGLEIPVSGKTGTAETPSGTSHAWFAGYTRVNDPDRPDIAVVVLLENAGEGSVMAAPVFRRAVTLYFSDGEDPGGIMPWESEPYVLYQPEPEPADESTTGE; this is translated from the coding sequence GTGAAAGTTCGAGCCCGGTTTTTACTCATCTTTGCCTGTTTGGTCCTCGTTGCAACGACCTTAATGGCCGGGTGCCTGGGTATGGGCGGCGATTGGACCGGACAGCCTATCTGGAGCGGGAAGGGCGATGTGACTTCTGCTGCCACCGTCCAGCACGTCCTGGAAGGCTTTTTGACGGACTGGGCGGTTGAGGATTACCCCGCGATGTATGCCCGCCTGACCCGATTGAGCCGCGATGCCATTACGCTGGAAGAGTTTACCCGCATCTATGAAAATTTTGCCCAGACCCTGACGCTGGAAAGCATCCAGACCCAGGTGCTTTCTACACTGGCGGAGGCCAACCATGCTGAGGCAGCCTACCGGGTGGCGTACTACACCCGCCTGTTTGGAATCCTCAGCCGGGACACAGTGGCAACCCTGACCCGCGAACCGGACGGCTGGCGCATACAATGGGAAACCGGCATGCTTCTGCCTGATTTGCGCGGCGGTAATCGGTTGGATTTTGTCTCTCAACTGCCCTCACGCGGGCGGATTTTTGACCGATCTGGTGCACCGCTGGCGGCTTATGAAAACGCGCTCGCCATTGGGGTTGTTCCGGGGGAAATCCTCCCCGAGCAGGCGCCGGATTTGTTTGCAGCCCTGGCGGAAATCAGTATTTACAGCTCTGATTCCCTGGGCAGGCTGGTTGAATCCACACCCGATGACTGGTACCTGCCTGTGGTTTCGCTGTCACAGGCGGCTGCAGTTCCGTACCTGGAGCACCTGCAGTCATTCTACGGGGTGCGGATCAGTGAGTTTCGTTCACGTTTCTACCTGGATGGCGGGGTGGCACCCCATGCCCTGGGGTATATGTTGTATATTCCCGAAGAACTGCTGGACGATTATTTGCGGCGGGGCTACCGTCAGGACGAACGCATTGGCGCTTATGGTTTGGAAGCCGCCTTCGAGGCGGAGCTGGCTGGCGTACACGGTGGCTCTGTGTATGTCAAAAGCACCAGTGGACAGATTGTTTCGCTGCTGGCGACCAGTGAACCTTCTCCCGGGCTGTCCATCACCACCACGCTGGATAAAACCCTGCAAACGCACCTGCAAACCTCCCTGGGCAACCTGCGCGCAGCCGTGGTGGTGATCGAAGTGGATAGCGGTCGGGTGTTGGCGCTGGTCTCCAACCCGCACTTCAACCCCAACGCCTTTGACCTGACTGAGATTGACCACAGCATGCTGGAATCCTATTTCAGCGACCCGGCGCAGCCTCTGTTTAATCGCGCCACCCAGGGGCAGTACCCGTTGGGCTCGATTTTCAAGGTTATCAGCATGTCTGCGGCGCTGGAATCCGGGTTATACCGCCCGGACTCGCGATTTTTCTGCGGTCAATCGATGTGGGTGTGTAACAGCGTCACGCTTTACGACTGGACTATCAATTACGGGCTCGCTAGCGGTGATCTATCCCTGGTGGAGGGGCTGATGCGCTCGTGCAATCCCTGGTTTTACCGTATCGGTGAGAGCCTGTACAACAACGACCAGGACGGATTTCTGTCGGAGATGGCTTACAGCTTCGGCCTGGGGGCGCTGACCGGCATCGAGATCGCCGAGGCGCCAGGCAACATCCCCCCGGTGGCGGGATCCTGCTTGAACAGCGCCCAGATTTCAATCGGGCAGGGTGAGGTGCTGGTCACGCCGCTGCAGGTGGCAGCCTTTTTTGCCGCCCTGGCTAACGGCGGCACCCTGTACCGACCGGCGCTGGTTGAAAGCCTGAGCACGGTGACCGGCGAGAAGACCTACACCTTTACGCCCGATCTACAAGGGGAGTTGCCCATTTCGGAGAAGACCCTGGCAGCGCTGGCTGAAGGATTGCGCATGGTGGTGGAAGAGCAACGCGGTACCGCCTACGGGACCCTGCAGGGTCTGGAAATCCCGGTTTCGGGAAAAACCGGCACAGCGGAAACGCCCAGCGGGACATCGCACGCCTGGTTTGCCGGTTACACCCGGGTCAACGACCCCGATCGCCCCGATATCGCCGTGGTGGTCCTGCTGGAGAACGCCGGTGAGGGCTCTGTGATGGCGGCGCCGGTTTTTCGCCGGGCAGTGACGCTATATTTCTCTGATGGCGAAGATCCCGGCGGCATCATGCCGTGGGAGAGTGAACCCTATGTGCTTTACCAACCTGAACCAGAACCTGCGGATGAATCCACAACCGGGGAGTGA
- a CDS encoding homocysteine S-methyltransferase family protein, producing MTKKAFLERIAAGEVLVSDGATGTNLQQKGLPVGAAAELWVLQNPHAIRALNLAFIQSGSDILLTCTFSATRRRLKAMGLEAHFEEINCTAVEISRKAASAHEVLVAGSIGPLGELLEPLGEMTVEEAEANFREQAELLCRGGVDLIVVETQFDLNEARAALRAVRTVDPAIPLVCSFSYDRGVRTMMGVKPEDMAAEIGAMDVDLLGINCGRSLEDNLEVLTRLRTATEKPLWFKPNAGLPEVDQDGKAIYAVSPSEMSVLVPSWVTAGAQVIGGCCGTSPEHLAAIALEIHALDH from the coding sequence ATGACAAAAAAAGCCTTCCTTGAACGCATCGCTGCCGGCGAGGTGCTTGTTTCAGATGGGGCTACCGGCACCAATTTACAGCAAAAGGGCTTACCGGTGGGTGCAGCAGCAGAGCTGTGGGTGCTGCAGAACCCGCATGCAATCCGTGCGCTTAACCTTGCTTTCATCCAGAGCGGGTCAGACATCCTGTTGACCTGTACCTTTAGCGCCACGCGGCGCAGGTTGAAGGCAATGGGACTGGAAGCGCACTTCGAAGAGATCAATTGCACAGCGGTTGAAATCTCCCGCAAAGCGGCATCCGCTCACGAAGTCCTGGTGGCGGGATCCATCGGTCCATTGGGTGAGCTGCTGGAACCTCTGGGCGAGATGACGGTTGAGGAGGCAGAGGCAAATTTCAGAGAACAGGCGGAATTGTTGTGCCGAGGGGGCGTGGACCTGATCGTGGTGGAGACACAATTTGATCTTAATGAAGCTCGCGCGGCGCTTCGTGCGGTGCGAACTGTTGACCCGGCGATCCCGCTGGTGTGCTCCTTCAGTTACGACCGGGGAGTTCGCACCATGATGGGCGTTAAGCCAGAGGATATGGCTGCTGAGATCGGCGCGATGGATGTAGATTTGCTGGGCATCAATTGCGGGCGCAGCCTGGAGGATAACCTGGAAGTATTAACCCGGCTGCGGACAGCCACGGAAAAACCGCTGTGGTTCAAACCCAATGCCGGTTTGCCCGAAGTCGACCAGGACGGCAAGGCAATCTATGCCGTGTCGCCGTCGGAGATGTCCGTTCTGGTCCCGAGTTGGGTGACTGCAGGCGCGCAGGTGATTGGCGGTTGCTGTGGCACCAGCCCCGAGCACCTGGCGGCGATTGCCCTTGAAATCCATGCGTTGGACCATTGA
- a CDS encoding penicillin-binding transpeptidase domain-containing protein, which produces MRSLKIAIILLLLAAIIGCTPGGEVLEVEETPEPTLTLPAPQVFITPAPDVNAAVDAFMEAWRVDDYSGMYRQLSEGSRAALTEEDFIARYNQTAIALTLLFDNGITYQVLSRTTEPNSAVASLQVNYNTNLFGTLTRQLEIPLVREGDGWRVEWHDGLIMPELAGGNQLEIVRQSTPRGAIYASNGAPLAAQADAVAIGFTPGNLNDSLMSLFYNTMASLTIYQVDEIREMLEAAHPLDYVSLGEATQAEINAHLSALSSLTGVYLTSYSSRFYFDGGLAPQTVGHLSYISSEDLDRYLRMGYSPNERFGATGLELAFEDVLAGERGATLYLKDANGQILSKLGERPASPGQSITTTIEPGLQYRLQQSLGDFRGAIVVIEVDTGRVRAIVSNPQFDPNLFDINNQNFVYAQNPYNVPNDPVFNRATNGQYPLGSVFKIVSMAAALETGTFGEYDQIYCDHSIVACGNVLTDWTLEKDVPPSGTLTLPEGLMRSCNPWFYVIGEELMAAGRPDALIDMALGFGLGVPTGVEVAEQPGNIPAQVTTCEQNVQLAIGQGEMTVTPLQVAAFIAAVANGGTLYRPSLIDAIGPEEGTPTLTFTPEETGSLPVSDVNLTIIQTAMREVITNARGTAHRQLATMRYRPYGKTGTAQNPFGISHAWFAGYSQVNNPDRPDIAVVVLLENAGEGSEMAAPVFRRAISLYFSGNTDIGWVLPWEAYPYVVASPTPYPTNTPVPTNTPFPTETPVPTETPIGGDVDEPEE; this is translated from the coding sequence ATGAGAAGTTTAAAAATTGCGATCATTTTACTTTTACTGGCGGCAATCATCGGCTGTACGCCGGGCGGAGAAGTTTTGGAAGTTGAAGAAACCCCGGAACCAACGCTCACGCTTCCGGCTCCCCAGGTGTTTATCACCCCAGCCCCGGATGTCAACGCTGCCGTTGACGCGTTTATGGAAGCCTGGCGAGTTGACGATTACAGCGGCATGTACCGCCAACTTTCGGAGGGCAGCCGGGCTGCGTTGACGGAGGAAGATTTTATTGCCCGCTATAACCAGACTGCCATCGCACTGACGCTGCTGTTTGACAACGGCATCACTTACCAGGTGCTTTCCCGCACGACGGAACCCAATTCTGCCGTAGCCAGCCTGCAGGTGAATTACAACACCAACCTCTTTGGTACCCTGACCCGCCAGCTGGAAATTCCGTTGGTGCGCGAGGGTGATGGCTGGCGGGTGGAATGGCATGATGGATTGATCATGCCCGAGCTGGCTGGGGGCAACCAGCTGGAGATTGTGCGCCAATCCACCCCGCGCGGCGCGATCTACGCCAGCAACGGAGCGCCGCTGGCTGCCCAGGCGGATGCGGTGGCGATCGGCTTCACCCCTGGAAACCTTAACGACAGCCTGATGAGCCTGTTTTACAACACCATGGCCAGCCTGACCATTTACCAGGTTGATGAGATCCGGGAGATGCTGGAGGCGGCTCATCCCCTTGACTACGTCTCATTAGGCGAAGCGACCCAGGCTGAGATCAACGCTCACCTGAGCGCTCTTTCCAGCCTGACCGGCGTGTATCTGACCAGTTATTCTTCCCGGTTTTACTTTGACGGCGGGCTGGCGCCTCAAACGGTGGGGCATCTTTCGTATATCTCCAGTGAAGATTTGGATCGCTACCTGCGGATGGGATATTCTCCCAACGAGCGCTTTGGCGCCACCGGGCTGGAACTGGCTTTCGAGGACGTGCTTGCGGGAGAGCGTGGCGCCACCCTGTACCTGAAGGATGCCAACGGGCAGATTCTCTCCAAGCTGGGAGAGCGCCCAGCCTCTCCGGGGCAATCGATCACAACCACCATTGAGCCGGGCTTACAGTATCGCCTGCAGCAATCGTTGGGCGATTTTCGCGGCGCCATCGTGGTGATCGAAGTAGACACCGGGCGGGTGCGGGCGATCGTCTCCAATCCACAGTTTGACCCTAACCTGTTTGACATCAACAACCAGAACTTCGTCTATGCCCAGAACCCGTATAACGTGCCGAACGACCCGGTCTTCAATCGAGCTACCAATGGGCAATACCCCCTGGGCTCGGTGTTTAAGATTGTTAGCATGGCAGCTGCACTGGAAACGGGCACTTTTGGCGAATACGACCAGATTTATTGTGACCATTCCATTGTGGCCTGCGGCAATGTGCTGACGGATTGGACGCTGGAAAAAGATGTTCCGCCCAGCGGAACTTTAACGCTGCCCGAGGGTTTAATGCGCTCGTGCAACCCGTGGTTTTACGTCATCGGCGAGGAACTGATGGCGGCGGGGCGCCCCGATGCGCTGATCGACATGGCGCTGGGATTTGGGCTGGGGGTGCCGACGGGCGTGGAGGTAGCCGAACAGCCCGGCAATATCCCCGCCCAGGTGACCACCTGTGAACAGAACGTTCAGCTTGCAATCGGCCAGGGCGAGATGACCGTCACGCCTTTGCAGGTGGCGGCTTTTATCGCCGCGGTGGCTAACGGGGGCACGCTGTATCGCCCATCGTTGATCGACGCCATCGGTCCCGAGGAGGGCACACCGACACTGACTTTTACCCCCGAAGAAACCGGCAGCCTGCCTGTTTCAGATGTGAATCTGACCATTATCCAGACCGCGATGCGTGAAGTGATCACCAATGCCCGCGGTACTGCCCACAGACAGTTGGCTACCATGCGCTACCGACCCTATGGAAAAACCGGCACCGCGCAAAACCCCTTTGGGATTTCGCATGCCTGGTTTGCCGGCTACTCGCAGGTCAACAACCCCGACCGACCCGATATCGCCGTGGTGGTGCTGTTGGAGAACGCCGGCGAGGGCTCGGAGATGGCTGCGCCGGTCTTCCGACGGGCGATTTCGCTGTATTTCTCGGGCAATACCGATATCGGCTGGGTGCTCCCCTGGGAGGCTTACCCCTATGTGGTGGCTTCGCCGACGCCCTACCCCACCAATACGCCTGTTCCGACCAACACGCCTTTTCCAACCGAAACGCCCGTCCCCACCGAGACGCCTATCGGGGGAGATGTTGATGAACCGGAAGAATGA
- a CDS encoding ribonuclease Z, which translates to MFEILFLGTSASAPSAHRGLSSLLIQHEEFRFLVDCGEGTQRQILTAGVGFKRLNQILLTHGHLDHILGLGGLVSTFLRWDVIEEIEIFGTRHTLDRVHDLIFGVVLRGYQGKPPVILHEIKPGTFWEAERFTITAFPVEHRGSHSLGYRFEERIRRPFLVEAAESLEIPPGPWRRDLVNGQTVTLPDGRVIEPDQVLGEPIKGTSLAVVGDTGNAEKLLPYVQGVDALVIEATYIESEADLAEQFDHLTAARAAGLAARAQVGRLFLTHLSRRYRRRDILNEAQEIFPNVHVARDFDSFQIRREDD; encoded by the coding sequence TTGTTTGAAATTTTATTTCTGGGTACCTCTGCCTCGGCGCCTTCAGCACACCGCGGACTATCTTCATTATTAATTCAGCACGAAGAGTTCCGCTTCCTGGTGGATTGCGGTGAGGGGACACAGCGCCAGATTTTAACGGCTGGTGTTGGCTTTAAACGGCTGAATCAGATTCTGTTGACCCATGGACACCTGGATCATATCCTGGGGCTGGGCGGGCTGGTATCCACCTTTTTACGCTGGGATGTCATTGAGGAGATTGAGATCTTCGGCACACGGCACACCCTTGACCGCGTGCACGATCTGATTTTTGGCGTGGTCTTACGGGGTTACCAGGGCAAACCTCCGGTGATTTTACACGAGATCAAGCCGGGAACCTTCTGGGAAGCAGAACGGTTCACGATTACAGCCTTTCCCGTGGAACACCGCGGCTCTCACTCGCTGGGTTACCGCTTTGAAGAGCGCATCCGGCGGCCTTTCCTGGTCGAAGCGGCCGAGAGCCTGGAAATCCCCCCCGGGCCCTGGCGGCGCGACCTAGTCAATGGGCAGACGGTAACTCTGCCCGACGGACGCGTGATTGAACCCGACCAGGTGCTGGGTGAGCCTATCAAGGGCACCAGCCTGGCTGTAGTGGGTGATACGGGCAATGCTGAAAAATTACTCCCCTATGTTCAGGGGGTTGATGCCCTGGTGATTGAAGCGACTTACATTGAAAGCGAAGCCGACCTGGCTGAACAGTTTGATCACCTGACGGCTGCCAGGGCGGCCGGGTTGGCAGCCCGGGCACAGGTTGGGCGCCTGTTCCTGACGCACCTTTCCAGGCGTTATCGGAGACGCGATATTCTCAACGAAGCCCAGGAAATCTTCCCGAATGTCCATGTGGCGCGTGACTTTGACAGTTTTCAAATTCGCAGGGAAGATGATTAA
- a CDS encoding regulatory protein RecX, protein MEREITSIKVQKHNQQRVSIYLDGEYAFGLSRFVAAWLSPGQKLTSADIDRLLEEDSYEIAFQKALAFINHRPRSVEETRLRLQEKGFSDALVEVTLQRLIEKNWLNDLDFARQWIENRNAFRPRSKRLLAYELRLKGIADNTITQALENYAGDEDRMAFKAGLKKAQQCRQETKPDFSKKVGGYLSRRGFHHTTVRNAIDRLWEAVALPESERCDEME, encoded by the coding sequence ATGGAACGGGAAATTACATCGATCAAAGTGCAAAAGCACAACCAGCAGAGGGTGAGTATCTACCTCGATGGTGAATACGCCTTTGGTCTCTCCCGCTTTGTGGCAGCCTGGTTATCACCGGGTCAGAAGCTCACCAGTGCAGATATCGATCGGTTGCTTGAGGAAGATTCGTATGAGATCGCCTTCCAAAAAGCACTGGCTTTCATCAACCATCGTCCCCGATCGGTGGAAGAAACACGCCTCCGTCTGCAAGAAAAGGGATTCAGCGATGCACTGGTTGAGGTCACGCTTCAAAGACTGATCGAGAAAAATTGGTTAAACGATCTTGATTTTGCACGCCAATGGATTGAAAACCGAAACGCCTTCCGGCCGCGCAGCAAACGGCTGTTAGCCTACGAATTAAGGCTCAAGGGCATTGCAGATAACACAATTACCCAAGCGCTCGAGAATTATGCGGGTGACGAAGATCGTATGGCTTTTAAGGCTGGTTTGAAAAAAGCACAACAATGCAGGCAGGAAACCAAGCCTGATTTCAGCAAGAAAGTCGGTGGATATTTAAGCCGCCGTGGTTTCCACCATACGACCGTCAGGAACGCCATAGATCGCCTTTGGGAGGCCGTCGCACTTCCAGAATCGGAGCGCTGTGATGAAATGGAATAA
- a CDS encoding MBL fold metallo-hydrolase yields MTLEIIRLTLGPLSNNVYLLGDPARGDAVVIDPSFEAQALLECAESLGWTLRGIWLTHSHFDHIAGAGEIAGVFSPPLPVGLHPEDQVWYQQEGGARQFGMSIPPLPAVKQPLTHGMRLGLGDDSPPVAEVRHAPGHSPGHVVFYVESLGALFCGDVIFYQGIGRTDLPGGNLETLLESIRTQVFSLPDETRLLPGHGPESTVGFERANNPFL; encoded by the coding sequence ATGACACTTGAAATCATCCGCCTGACGTTAGGACCCCTTTCGAACAATGTTTACCTTCTGGGAGACCCTGCCCGGGGCGATGCGGTGGTGATCGACCCCAGTTTTGAGGCGCAGGCTCTGCTTGAGTGCGCAGAATCCCTGGGCTGGACCCTGCGGGGGATCTGGCTGACTCACAGCCATTTTGATCATATTGCCGGTGCTGGCGAGATCGCCGGGGTTTTTTCGCCCCCACTCCCGGTGGGCTTGCATCCCGAAGACCAGGTCTGGTATCAACAGGAAGGCGGTGCGAGACAGTTTGGCATGTCGATCCCGCCGTTGCCGGCGGTGAAACAGCCTCTTACCCACGGCATGCGCCTGGGCTTGGGCGATGATTCGCCGCCGGTGGCTGAGGTGCGCCATGCGCCCGGTCACAGCCCCGGGCATGTTGTCTTTTATGTTGAAAGCCTGGGTGCTTTGTTTTGTGGCGATGTAATTTTTTACCAGGGCATTGGGCGTACCGACCTGCCCGGAGGAAATCTGGAAACACTGCTGGAAAGCATCCGAACACAGGTGTTTTCGCTACCCGATGAAACCCGCTTGCTGCCCGGTCATGGGCCGGAAAGCACGGTCGGCTTCGAACGGGCGAACAACCCCTTTTTGTGA